In Dreissena polymorpha isolate Duluth1 unplaced genomic scaffold, UMN_Dpol_1.0 chrUn001, whole genome shotgun sequence, one DNA window encodes the following:
- the LOC127863126 gene encoding uncharacterized protein LOC127863126 codes for MYQQANYYIRQPLFPFLIRHLPNRQQLQHPVTPRKLIHVILIICVRLCLVYATEGTCISKPCSSDIHCLCEPNYTGTFCDKKVEVARGGVTLINGKPITTASPTLDIPSSNGKQHVNGVMDTASVYSETKNANPRTENPSPNIAKDLNVAQTKKESDTFVGQIAEAALKNSENTSSGFSDKSNAGSNVVTSEIKETATFESSRSKDESQFVTRKLKEPTEIVPLPDVVPTTISPSEIDSTTSEAGSYRKGPESTKHSDNSPVQSIMIDQKLKSHELFVITQKSDVVTLSTVEVDSNLNKVETAKEVRESIIKSNGKEATPESVINSHSKNAKTSDVGSIAKSNTHAEGRVGGVNTATRNEVIDVVHNVVHVGNNDVNFTIEHIKTVNVIQNTADPLEELTVDPQVTLNEVQSQKNVVHSLDAIKINESNITSISETVTSSHQITEIDAQTLLKLLNITGSTKFADSVTAVKIEIITKGNNGKNGNTASTDSSKTASKIGGTTLIVATTKAPP; via the coding sequence ATGTACCAGCAAGCAAACTATTACATACGCCAGCCCCTATTCCCATTTCTCATCCGGCATCTTCCCAATCGACAACAGCTTCAGCATCCGGTGACACCAAGAAAGTTGATACATGTGATTCTAATAATATGTGTCAGACTATGTCTGGTTTATGCCACCGAGGGTACCTGTATTTCAAAGCCATGCTCTTCCGATATCCATTGTCTGTGCGAACCGAATTACACTGGTACATTTTGTGACAAGAAAGTGGAGGTAGCCAGAGGTGGAGTCACATTGATAAATGGCAAACCGATCACGACAGCGTCCCCGACGCTGGATATACCATCATCAAACGGGAAACAACACGTTAACGGTGTTATGGATACTGCGTCAGTGTATTCGGAGACGAAGAATGCCAACCCGAGAACTGAAAACCCATCGCCAAACATTGCTAAGGACCTAAATGTCGCTCAAACGAAGAAAGAATCAGATACATTCGTCGGACAAATTGCAGAAGCAGCTCTAAAAAATAGTGAAAATACCAGTAGTGGTTTCAGTGACAAATCAAATGCGGGAAGCAATGTAGTAACCAGTGAAATTAAagaaactgcaacgtttgaatcaTCGCGTTCTAAAGACGAATCTCAATTTGTGACAAGAAAGTTGAAGGAACCTACAGAAATAGTGCCTCTACCAGACGTTGTTCCAACCACAATAAGTCCGAGTGAAATAGACTCGACAACTTCTGAAGCTGGCAGTTACAGAAAAGGTCCGGAGTCGACGAAACACTCTGACAACAGTCCTGTACAGTCAATTATGATTGATCAAAAATTGAAATCTCACGAATTGTTCGTGATAACACAAAAAAGCGACGTTGTAACTTTATCTACTGTTGAAGTTGATTCAAACTTAAATAAAGTCGAAACAGCGAAAGAAGTAAGAGAAAGTATTATAAAATCAAATGGAAAAGAGGCAACACCCGAATCAGTTATCAATAGCCATTCTAAGAATGCCAAAACCAGTGATGTAGGAAGCATCGCAAAATCGAATACGCACGCTGAAGGCAGAGTTGGTGGTGTGAATACAGCAACTAGAAACGAGGTAATAGACGTAGTGCATAACGTTGTTCATGTGGGAAACAATGATGTGAATTTCACAATTGAACATATAAAGACCGTCAATGTAATACAAAACACAGCAGATCCGTTAGAAGAACTGACTGTAGATCCACAGGTGACGCTGAATGAGGTGCAAAGTCAAAAAAATGTAGTGCATTCGCTCGATgctattaaaataaatgaaagtaaTATTACATCTATTTCTGAAACAGTTACATCTTCTCACCAGATAACGGAAATAGATGCACAGACGCTTCTTAAGCTATTGAATATAACCGGGTCGACAAAATTTGCGGACAGTGTTACAGCAGTGAAGATTGAAATTATTACTAAAGGCAATAATGGCAAAAATGGAAATACAGCTTCGACCGATAGCAGTAAAACTGCAAGTAAAATTGGTGGAACGACTTTGATCGTGGCAACAACGAAGGCACCCCCGTGA